A window of the Streptococcus sp. 116-D4 genome harbors these coding sequences:
- the queA gene encoding tRNA preQ1(34) S-adenosylmethionine ribosyltransferase-isomerase QueA, whose translation MNTADFDFHLPEELIAQTPLEKRDASKLLIVNRETGEMQDKHFHSIIDMLEPGDALVMNDTRVLPARLYGQKEETGGHVELLLLKNTAGDEWEVLAKPAKRLKVGTRVSFGDGRLSAVVTEELTHGGRIVRFEYQGIFLEVLESLGEMPLPPYIHEKLDDRERYQTVYAKESGSAAAPTAGLHFTKELLAEIQAKGVHLVYLTLHVGLGTFRPVSVDNLDEHEMHSEFYQLSEEAAATLRSVKENGGRVIAVGTTSIRTLETIGSKFDGQIQADSGWTNIFIKPGYEWKVVDAFSTNFHLPKSTLVMLVSAFAGRELVLDAYHHAIQERYRFFSFGDAMFIY comes from the coding sequence ATGAATACAGCTGATTTTGATTTCCACTTGCCTGAGGAATTGATTGCCCAAACCCCTCTTGAAAAACGGGATGCCTCTAAACTCCTCATCGTCAACCGTGAGACAGGAGAAATGCAGGATAAACACTTCCACTCTATTATTGATATGCTGGAACCTGGTGATGCCCTTGTCATGAACGATACCCGCGTCCTACCTGCCCGCCTCTATGGACAAAAGGAAGAAACTGGAGGTCATGTGGAACTTCTCCTGCTCAAAAATACTGCAGGTGATGAGTGGGAAGTTCTGGCAAAACCTGCCAAACGCCTCAAGGTCGGTACTCGCGTCAGCTTTGGAGATGGCCGTCTCAGCGCTGTCGTTACGGAAGAATTGACTCACGGGGGCCGCATTGTCCGCTTTGAATACCAAGGAATTTTCCTAGAAGTTTTAGAAAGTCTGGGTGAAATGCCATTACCGCCTTATATCCATGAAAAATTGGATGATCGTGAACGGTATCAAACCGTTTACGCCAAAGAAAGTGGCTCTGCTGCTGCACCGACTGCTGGCCTACACTTCACGAAAGAACTGCTAGCAGAAATCCAAGCTAAGGGTGTTCATCTAGTCTATCTGACTCTTCATGTCGGGCTTGGAACCTTTAGACCCGTTTCAGTTGACAATTTGGACGAACATGAAATGCACTCAGAATTCTACCAACTTTCTGAGGAAGCTGCTGCCACCCTTCGCTCTGTTAAAGAAAACGGTGGTCGAGTCATTGCTGTCGGAACCACTTCTATCCGCACTTTGGAGACTATTGGTTCCAAGTTTGATGGGCAAATCCAAGCAGATTCTGGCTGGACCAATATCTTTATCAAACCTGGGTATGAGTGGAAGGTGGTGGATGCCTTCTCAACCAACTTCCACCTACCAAAATCAACTCTGGTCATGTTGGTTTCTGCCTTTGCCGGCCGTGAATTGGTCTTAGATGCCTACCACCATGCTATTCAAGAACGATACCGCTTCTTTAGTTTTGGCGATGCCATGTTTATCTATTAA
- a CDS encoding glucosamine-6-phosphate deaminase: MKVIKVENQVEGGKVAFEILKEKLDNGAQTLGLATGSSPLEFYKEIVESDLDFSNLTSVNLDEYVGLDGDNPQSYRYFMQENLFNQKPFKESFLPRGVKDNAEAEVERYNQILADHPVDLQILGIGRNGHIGFNEPGTAFDSQTHLVDLDQSTIEANARFFDKIEDVPTQAISMGIKNILDAKSILLFAYGASKAEAIAGTVSGPVTENLPASSLQNHPDVTIIADAEALSLLEK, encoded by the coding sequence ATGAAAGTTATTAAAGTTGAAAACCAAGTCGAAGGTGGAAAAGTTGCTTTTGAGATTTTGAAGGAAAAATTGGATAATGGTGCTCAAACATTGGGACTTGCGACAGGAAGTAGCCCACTTGAATTTTACAAGGAAATTGTTGAGAGTGATCTTGATTTTTCAAATCTAACTAGTGTCAACCTTGATGAGTATGTAGGGCTTGATGGGGACAACCCACAGTCTTATCGTTACTTCATGCAAGAAAACTTGTTTAACCAAAAACCATTTAAAGAAAGTTTCTTGCCTCGTGGGGTTAAGGACAATGCTGAGGCTGAAGTTGAACGCTACAATCAAATTTTGGCTGACCATCCAGTTGATCTGCAAATCTTGGGAATCGGTCGCAATGGACATATCGGATTTAATGAGCCAGGAACTGCCTTTGATAGCCAGACACACCTTGTAGACCTAGACCAGTCTACAATCGAAGCCAATGCACGCTTCTTTGACAAGATTGAAGACGTCCCAACCCAAGCTATTTCAATGGGAATTAAAAATATCTTGGATGCCAAGTCAATCCTTCTTTTTGCTTACGGTGCATCAAAAGCAGAAGCTATTGCTGGAACCGTGTCTGGCCCAGTGACTGAGAACTTACCAGCAAGTAGCCTCCAAAATCACCCTGATGTGACGATTATTGCAGATGCTGAAGCGCTCAGTTTGTTAGAAAAATAA
- a CDS encoding rhomboid family intramembrane serine protease, with protein MKRIIKICPVVSILVVICLLLGILTTFLGSVMYDLFAFHSKPIYCWQYFSGTFMHGSKEAPVWFIWFHLVLNTLMLLPFGGLLEYKRGSKYVFLVFITSMVISSIAFHILTQNQEIQASGISAIGYAFVTGGMMSMFSIWKNFNLGLKLFYILLIVLSLTMLLPNITGWISTFLHMSGIASYIMISSINNSCVCGE; from the coding sequence ATGAAAAGAATCATAAAAATTTGCCCTGTGGTCAGTATTTTAGTTGTAATTTGTTTATTGCTAGGAATTCTTACTACCTTTTTGGGAAGTGTAATGTATGACTTATTTGCATTTCATTCAAAGCCAATTTATTGTTGGCAATACTTTAGTGGTACATTTATGCATGGAAGTAAAGAAGCACCAGTATGGTTTATATGGTTTCATCTAGTTTTAAATACTTTAATGTTACTTCCTTTTGGTGGGCTATTGGAGTATAAAAGGGGATCAAAATATGTATTTTTAGTTTTTATTACTTCTATGGTAATATCTTCAATTGCATTCCATATATTAACACAGAATCAAGAAATTCAGGCATCGGGTATCTCTGCGATTGGCTATGCTTTTGTAACGGGCGGGATGATGAGTATGTTTAGTATATGGAAAAATTTCAATTTAGGATTAAAACTATTTTATATCCTTTTAATCGTTCTATCTCTAACCATGCTTCTACCAAATATAACAGGCTGGATTTCAACCTTTCTTCACATGTCAGGAATTGCCAGTTATATCATGATTTCCAGCATCAACAACTCTTGCGTTTGTGGTGAATAA
- the rpsU gene encoding 30S ribosomal protein S21 has translation MSKTVVRKNESLDDALRRFKRAVTKAGTLQETRKREFYEKPSVKRKRKSEAARKRKKF, from the coding sequence ATGTCTAAAACAGTAGTACGTAAGAATGAATCTCTTGACGATGCACTTCGTCGTTTCAAACGTGCGGTTACTAAAGCTGGTACTCTTCAAGAAACACGCAAACGTGAATTCTATGAAAAACCTTCTGTAAAACGTAAACGTAAATCAGAAGCAGCTCGTAAACGTAAAAAATTCTAA
- the hprK gene encoding HPr(Ser) kinase/phosphatase: MSVLVKEVIEKLRLDIVYGEPELLEKEINTADITRPGLEMTGYFDYYTPERIQLLGMKEWSYLVSMSSHNRYQVLKKMFLPETPAVIVARGLVVPEEMLKAARECKIAILTSRTATSRLSGELSSYLDSRLAERTSVHGVLMDIYGMGVLIQGDSGIGKSETGLELVKRGHRLVADDRVDIFAKDEITLWGEPAEILKHLIEIRGVGIIDVMSLYGASAVKDSSQVQLAVYLENYDTHKTFDRLGNNAEEIEISGVSIPRIRIPVKTGRNISVVIEAAAMNYRAKEMGFDATRLFEERLTNLIAQNEVPNA, translated from the coding sequence ATGTCGGTTTTAGTAAAAGAAGTGATTGAAAAGCTTAGACTAGACATTGTCTATGGCGAACCAGAATTACTTGAAAAGGAAATTAATACAGCGGACATTACGCGACCTGGTCTTGAAATGACAGGCTACTTTGACTACTATACGCCAGAGCGGATTCAACTCTTGGGGATGAAGGAGTGGTCTTATCTTGTTTCGATGTCCTCTCACAACCGTTACCAAGTCTTGAAAAAAATGTTTTTACCTGAGACACCTGCGGTCATTGTTGCTCGCGGTTTGGTAGTTCCAGAGGAGATGCTAAAGGCAGCCAGAGAATGTAAGATTGCCATTTTAACCAGCCGTACGGCGACCAGTCGTTTATCTGGAGAGTTATCTAGTTATCTGGATTCTCGTTTGGCAGAACGGACTAGTGTGCACGGTGTTCTGATGGATATCTATGGGATGGGTGTCTTGATTCAGGGGGATAGTGGCATCGGTAAGAGTGAGACAGGGCTAGAGCTTGTCAAACGTGGTCACCGCTTGGTAGCTGATGACCGTGTCGATATCTTTGCCAAGGATGAGATTACTCTTTGGGGTGAACCAGCTGAAATCTTAAAGCACTTGATTGAAATTCGTGGGGTTGGAATTATCGATGTTATGAGCCTCTACGGTGCGAGTGCGGTCAAGGATTCTTCACAAGTCCAGCTGGCTGTTTACTTGGAAAATTACGATACGCATAAGACTTTTGATCGTCTTGGAAACAATGCAGAGGAAATAGAAATTTCTGGCGTATCTATCCCTCGTATCCGTATCCCGGTGAAAACAGGTCGTAATATCTCTGTTGTGATTGAGGCAGCTGCCATGAACTATCGTGCCAAGGAAATGGGCTTTGATGCGACACGTTTGTTTGAAGAACGTTTGACCAATCTTATTGCTCAAAACGAGGTGCCTAATGCTTGA
- the lgt gene encoding prolipoprotein diacylglyceryl transferase: MLDPIAIHLGPLAIRWYALCIVTGLILAVYLTMKEAPRKKIIPDDILDFILIAFPLAILGARLYYVIFRFDYYSQNLGEIFAIWNGGLAIYGGLITGALVLYIFADRKLINTWDFLDIAAPSVMIAQSLGRWGNFFNQEAYGAAVDNLDYLPGFIRDQMYIEGSYRQPTFLYESLWNLLGFALILIFRRKWKSLRRGHITAFYLIWYGFGRMVIEGMRTDSLMFFGLRVSQWLSVVLIGLGIFIILYQNRKKAPYYITEEEN; encoded by the coding sequence ATGCTTGATCCAATTGCTATTCATCTAGGCCCTCTAGCCATTCGTTGGTATGCCCTGTGTATTGTGACAGGCTTGATTCTTGCGGTTTATTTGACCATGAAAGAAGCACCTAGAAAGAAGATCATCCCAGATGATATTTTAGATTTTATCTTGATAGCCTTTCCCTTGGCTATTTTAGGAGCTCGTCTCTACTATGTTATTTTCCGTTTTGATTACTATAGTCAGAATTTGGGAGAGATTTTTGCCATTTGGAATGGTGGTTTGGCCATTTACGGTGGTTTGATAACTGGTGCCCTTGTGCTCTATATCTTTGCTGATCGTAAACTCATCAATACTTGGGATTTTTTAGACATTGCGGCGCCGAGCGTCATGATTGCCCAAAGTCTGGGGCGCTGGGGCAATTTCTTTAACCAAGAAGCTTATGGTGCGGCAGTGGATAATCTGGATTATCTACCTGGCTTTATCCGTGACCAGATGTATATTGAGGGGAGCTACCGTCAACCGACCTTCCTTTATGAGTCCCTATGGAATCTACTTGGATTTGCCTTGATTCTGATTTTTAGACGAAAATGGAAGAGCCTCAGACGAGGTCATATCACTGCTTTCTATTTGATTTGGTATGGTTTCGGTCGTATGGTCATCGAAGGTATGCGGACAGATAGTCTCATGTTCTTTGGTCTTCGAGTGTCTCAATGGCTTTCAGTTGTTCTTATTGGACTGGGGATTTTTATCATTCTATATCAAAATCGAAAGAAGGCCCCTTACTATATTACAGAGGAGGAAAATTAA
- a CDS encoding DUF948 domain-containing protein, producing MLEVAYILVALALIVFLVYLIITVQKLGRVIDETEKTIKTLTSDVDVTLHHTNELLAKVNVLADDINVKVATIDPLFSAVADLSLSVSDLNDQARVLSKKASSAGSKTLKTGASLSALRLASKFFKK from the coding sequence ATGTTAGAAGTTGCATATATTCTTGTTGCCCTTGCTTTGATTGTATTTTTAGTGTATCTAATCATTACTGTACAAAAGCTTGGACGTGTTATCGATGAAACAGAGAAGACGATTAAAACCTTGACTTCAGATGTGGATGTGACCTTGCATCATACCAATGAATTGCTGGCTAAGGTCAATGTCTTGGCAGATGATATCAATGTCAAGGTGGCAACAATTGATCCACTCTTTAGTGCTGTTGCAGATTTATCTCTATCTGTTTCCGACCTCAATGACCAAGCGCGTGTCTTGAGCAAGAAAGCTTCATCAGCTGGTTCAAAAACACTGAAGACTGGTGCAAGTTTGTCAGCTCTTCGTCTTGCAAGTAAATTTTTCAAAAAATAA
- a CDS encoding YtxH domain-containing protein encodes MAKLSSILLGTVSGTALALFLTSDKGKQVCSQAQDFLADLREDPEYAKEQVCEKLTEVKEQATDFVLKTKEQVESGEITVDSVLAQAKSCTRHAKEASKDRFNNLKEQWQEKAKTLDEPEEIVINITEE; translated from the coding sequence ATGGCTAAACTATCCTCAATCCTTTTAGGAACCGTTTCAGGTACAGCTCTTGCCTTGTTTTTAACAAGTGACAAGGGCAAACAAGTTTGCAGTCAAGCTCAAGATTTTCTAGCTGATTTGAGAGAAGATCCGGAGTATGCCAAGGAGCAGGTCTGTGAAAAACTGACAGAAGTCAAGGAGCAGGCTACAGATTTTGTTCTTAAAACTAAAGAACAGGTTGAGTCAGGTGAAATCACTGTAGACAGTGTACTTGCTCAAGCCAAATCATGTACTCGTCATGCGAAAGAAGCATCAAAAGATCGATTTAATAATCTCAAGGAGCAATGGCAAGAAAAAGCCAAAACTCTTGATGAACCAGAAGAGATTGTTATTAACATAACAGAAGAATAA
- the hemW gene encoding radical SAM family heme chaperone HemW, with protein sequence MQKKPTSAYVHIPFCTQICYYCDFSKVFIKNQPVDSYLEHLLEEFQSYDIQKLRTLYIGGGTPTALSASQLEVLLKGLTKNLDLSVLEELTIEANPGDLDADKIAVLKNSAVNRVSLGVQTFDDKMLKKIGRSHLEQDIYENIDRLKLAGFDNISIDLIYALPGQTMEQIKENVAKAIGLDIPHMSLYSLILENHTVFMNRMRRGKLPLPKEELEAEMFEYIIAELERAGFEHYEISNFSKPGFESRHNLMYWDNAEYYGIGAGASGYVDGVRYKNHGPIRHYLNAVEEGNARITEEHLSQKEQMEEEMFLGFRKKSGVSMARFEEKFGRSFDGLYGEIVRDLVQQGLMQIEGDRVRMTKRGLFLGDTVAERFILE encoded by the coding sequence ATGCAGAAAAAACCAACGTCAGCCTATGTGCACATCCCATTTTGTACCCAGATTTGTTATTATTGTGACTTTTCAAAAGTTTTTATCAAGAATCAGCCGGTAGATAGTTATTTGGAACATCTGTTAGAAGAGTTTCAATCTTATGATATTCAAAAGTTGAGAACCCTCTATATCGGTGGTGGCACACCGACAGCTTTGTCAGCTTCGCAATTGGAGGTGTTATTGAAGGGCTTGACTAAAAACTTGGACTTGTCTGTCTTAGAAGAGTTGACCATTGAAGCCAATCCAGGCGACTTGGATGCGGACAAGATAGCTGTTTTGAAAAACTCGGCTGTCAATCGTGTTTCGCTAGGTGTGCAGACCTTTGATGACAAGATGCTGAAAAAGATTGGGCGCAGTCATTTGGAGCAGGACATTTATGAAAATATCGACCGCCTAAAACTGGCTGGTTTTGACAATATCTCTATTGATTTGATTTATGCACTGCCAGGTCAGACCATGGAGCAGATTAAGGAAAATGTGGCTAAGGCCATTGGACTAGACATTCCCCATATGAGTCTGTATAGCTTGATTTTAGAAAACCATACGGTCTTTATGAACCGCATGCGGCGAGGAAAATTACCTCTGCCTAAGGAGGAACTGGAAGCGGAGATGTTTGAGTACATCATCGCAGAGCTGGAGCGAGCAGGTTTTGAGCATTATGAGATTTCCAATTTCTCCAAGCCTGGTTTTGAAAGTCGCCACAATCTCATGTATTGGGACAATGCTGAATACTATGGCATCGGTGCTGGGGCATCTGGTTATGTAGATGGAGTGCGCTATAAAAACCATGGTCCCATTCGTCATTATCTCAATGCAGTTGAGGAAGGCAATGCTCGGATCACAGAAGAACACCTGAGTCAAAAGGAGCAAATGGAAGAAGAAATGTTCTTGGGATTCCGCAAGAAATCTGGGGTTTCCATGGCGCGATTTGAGGAAAAATTTGGACGGTCTTTTGATGGACTTTATGGAGAAATCGTCAGAGATTTGGTTCAACAAGGTCTCATGCAAATAGAGGGTGATCGCGTGCGTATGACAAAAAGAGGTCTCTTTTTGGGAGACACCGTAGCAGAACGATTTATTTTGGAGTAG
- a CDS encoding acyl-[acyl-carrier-protein] thioesterase: protein MGLTYQMNMKIPFDMADMNGHIKLPDVILLSLQVSGMQSIELGVSDKAILENYNLVWIITDYDIEVIRLPRFAEEITIETEALSYNRLFCYRRFTIYDEAGQDLIHMMATFVLMDRDSRKVHAVEPEIVAPFQSEFSKKLMRGPKYANLEEPVSKDYHVRFYDLDMNGHVNNSKYLDWIFEVMGADFLTHYIPKKINLKYVKEVRPGGVITSSVERTGLESKHEITSDGATNAQAIITWQEIKKD from the coding sequence ATGGGCTTAACTTATCAAATGAACATGAAAATTCCTTTTGATATGGCTGATATGAACGGTCATATCAAGCTTCCAGATGTGATTTTGCTATCCCTGCAAGTTTCAGGGATGCAGTCGATTGAACTGGGAGTTAGTGATAAGGCCATTTTGGAAAACTATAATCTGGTCTGGATTATCACAGACTATGATATTGAGGTGATTCGTTTGCCTCGTTTTGCGGAAGAAATTACTATTGAAACGGAAGCTTTGAGCTACAATCGACTTTTTTGCTACCGTCGCTTTACCATTTATGATGAAGCGGGTCAGGACCTTATCCATATGATGGCGACCTTTGTTCTCATGGACCGAGACAGTCGAAAAGTCCATGCTGTCGAACCTGAGATTGTGGCTCCTTTCCAGTCTGAGTTTTCCAAAAAATTGATGCGAGGACCAAAGTATGCAAATCTAGAAGAGCCAGTCAGCAAGGATTACCATGTCCGTTTTTACGACTTGGATATGAATGGCCATGTTAATAACAGTAAGTATCTTGACTGGATTTTTGAGGTCATGGGAGCGGACTTTTTGACCCACTATATTCCCAAGAAAATCAACCTCAAGTATGTCAAGGAAGTTCGACCAGGTGGGGTGATCACATCGTCTGTTGAACGGACTGGACTGGAAAGCAAGCATGAGATTACAAGCGACGGGGCGACCAATGCCCAAGCTATCATCACTTGGCAAGAAATAAAAAAGGATTAG
- a CDS encoding TIGR01457 family HAD-type hydrolase: MKYKGYLIDLDGTIYKGKDRIPAGEAFVHELQKRDIPYLFVTNNTTRTPESVQEMLAQNFNIDTPLSTVYTATLATIDYMNDLGLDKTVYVIGEAGLKEAIKAAGYVEDKVNPAYVVVGLDWQVDYEKFATATLAIQKGAHFIGTNPDLNIPTERGLLPGAGSLITLLEVATRVKPVYIGKPNAIIMDKAVEHLGLEREELIMVGDNYLTDIRAGIDNAIPTLLVTTGFTKAEEVADLPIAPTHVVSSLAEWDFDEN; encoded by the coding sequence ATGAAATATAAAGGCTATTTAATTGATTTAGATGGAACCATTTATAAGGGGAAAGACAGAATTCCAGCAGGAGAGGCTTTTGTCCATGAATTGCAAAAGCGGGATATCCCTTATCTTTTTGTGACCAACAACACAACCCGCACTCCAGAGAGTGTTCAGGAGATGCTAGCTCAGAATTTTAATATCGATACGCCCCTGTCGACTGTCTACACAGCGACTTTGGCGACTATCGACTATATGAACGACTTGGGGCTTGATAAGACCGTCTATGTCATCGGAGAAGCAGGGCTCAAGGAAGCCATCAAGGCGGCTGGTTATGTAGAAGACAAGGTCAATCCGGCCTATGTGGTAGTAGGCCTAGACTGGCAAGTTGACTATGAAAAATTTGCGACAGCAACTCTAGCTATCCAAAAGGGAGCTCATTTTATCGGAACTAATCCTGACCTCAACATCCCGACAGAACGCGGTCTTTTGCCAGGTGCTGGTTCACTGATTACCCTTCTTGAAGTAGCAACACGAGTGAAGCCTGTTTATATTGGAAAACCAAATGCCATCATTATGGACAAGGCGGTTGAGCACTTAGGTTTGGAACGTGAAGAGTTAATCATGGTCGGAGATAATTATCTGACGGATATCCGAGCAGGGATTGACAATGCTATTCCAACGCTCTTGGTGACAACAGGTTTTACCAAGGCAGAAGAAGTAGCAGACCTGCCAATCGCACCGACTCATGTGGTTTCTAGCCTTGCGGAGTGGGATTTTGATGAAAACTAA
- a CDS encoding TIGR01906 family membrane protein, whose protein sequence is MKTKLTFWSSMLFLLSLSILLTIYLAWIFYPLEIQWLNLTDRVYLKPETIQYNFHILMNYLTNPFSQVLQMPDFRSSTAGLHHFAVVKNLFHLVQLVALVTLPSFYFFVKGIVKKGFLSLFSKGLLTLVVFPFLFGLGGVLIGFDQFFTLFHQILFVGDDTWLFDPAKDPVILILPETFFLHAFLLFFAIYESFFGFLYLKSRGK, encoded by the coding sequence ATGAAAACTAAACTGACCTTTTGGAGCTCTATGCTCTTTCTCCTCTCCCTCTCAATCCTTCTGACCATTTATTTGGCTTGGATTTTTTATCCGCTGGAAATTCAGTGGCTGAACTTAACAGATCGGGTTTATCTAAAACCAGAAACCATTCAGTACAACTTTCATATTTTGATGAATTATCTGACCAATCCTTTTAGTCAGGTCTTGCAGATGCCAGATTTTCGTTCGTCAACAGCTGGTCTGCACCATTTCGCAGTGGTCAAGAACCTCTTTCACTTAGTGCAGCTAGTGGCTTTAGTGACACTGCCAAGTTTTTATTTCTTTGTCAAAGGAATTGTGAAAAAGGGCTTTTTGTCTCTATTTAGTAAAGGGCTTCTGACTCTAGTGGTTTTCCCTTTTCTGTTCGGTCTTGGGGGAGTTTTGATTGGTTTTGACCAATTCTTTACCCTTTTCCATCAAATTCTCTTTGTGGGAGATGATACTTGGCTTTTTGACCCAGCCAAGGATCCTGTTATTCTGATTTTGCCAGAGACCTTTTTCCTTCATGCCTTTCTCCTCTTTTTTGCCATCTATGAAAGCTTCTTTGGTTTTCTGTACCTGAAAAGTCGTGGGAAGTGA
- a CDS encoding Spx/MgsR family RNA polymerase-binding regulatory protein, producing the protein MITLFLSPSCTSCRKAKAWLETHKVPFEEHNIMTSPLTRKELQHILSLTENGTDDIISTRSKIFQKLDIDVESISVSELLHLIEQYPSLLRRPIIIDAKRMQIGFNEDEIRAFLPRSYRKQELKEARMRAGIS; encoded by the coding sequence ATGATTACATTATTTCTATCACCGAGCTGTACTTCATGTCGTAAGGCGAAGGCCTGGTTAGAGACGCATAAAGTTCCTTTTGAGGAGCATAATATTATGACTAGTCCTTTAACAAGAAAAGAATTGCAGCATATTCTTTCCTTGACCGAAAATGGTACTGATGACATCATTTCAACTCGTTCAAAAATTTTTCAAAAATTAGATATTGATGTAGAAAGTATTTCGGTATCGGAATTGCTTCATTTGATTGAGCAGTACCCTAGTCTTTTGCGTCGCCCAATTATTATCGATGCAAAACGTATGCAGATCGGTTTTAATGAAGATGAGATTCGTGCTTTTCTCCCTCGTAGTTACCGTAAGCAAGAACTAAAAGAAGCAAGAATGAGAGCTGGTATTAGTTAA
- a CDS encoding UPF0223 family protein, whose amino-acid sequence MNKQYSYPLDLSWSTEELASVLSFFNDVEAAYEGKVEVKKLLDSYKGFKLVVPSKSEEKRLGREFETVSGYSLYRAVQAAKEKGEGKISLGK is encoded by the coding sequence ATGAACAAACAGTATAGTTACCCACTAGATTTGTCGTGGAGCACTGAAGAACTTGCTTCAGTGCTTTCTTTTTTTAATGATGTCGAAGCTGCCTATGAAGGCAAGGTAGAGGTTAAAAAGTTACTGGACTCCTATAAGGGATTTAAGTTGGTTGTGCCAAGCAAGAGTGAAGAGAAACGTTTGGGACGAGAATTTGAAACAGTTAGTGGCTATTCGCTTTACCGAGCAGTTCAGGCTGCCAAGGAAAAAGGGGAAGGGAAGATTTCTCTTGGAAAGTAA
- a CDS encoding inositol monophosphatase family protein, protein MESKFKFAKELVKKAGQYILDHMQEDLCVEAKSSPTDLVTRLDKEVQELLVGEILSRYPEDKICAEEGCLRASVQEGKVWVIDPIDGTNNFVAQQEDFAVMMAYFENGQGQFGLIYDVVKGDCYHGGGEFPVCLNDRPLTPFKAKPLGDFLIAGNSGMLETNEWGLADLSRAVLGVRVYGSAAISFAKILSGRLLTYVTYLQPWDYAAASILGESLGYRVVTLSGETPNFQTRQPVMMLPLEMQEEIQSYIYERKRT, encoded by the coding sequence TTGGAAAGTAAATTTAAATTTGCTAAAGAGCTGGTTAAGAAAGCAGGCCAGTACATTCTTGACCATATGCAGGAAGATTTGTGTGTTGAAGCCAAGTCCTCTCCAACGGATTTGGTGACCAGACTGGACAAGGAAGTTCAGGAACTCTTGGTTGGTGAGATTTTGTCTCGTTATCCTGAGGATAAGATTTGTGCTGAAGAAGGTTGTCTGCGAGCCTCGGTTCAAGAGGGCAAGGTCTGGGTCATTGATCCAATTGATGGGACCAATAACTTTGTCGCCCAGCAGGAAGATTTTGCTGTTATGATGGCTTATTTTGAAAATGGTCAGGGGCAGTTTGGACTGATTTATGATGTGGTCAAAGGAGATTGTTATCACGGTGGTGGAGAATTTCCAGTTTGTCTAAATGATAGGCCCTTAACTCCCTTTAAAGCAAAACCACTTGGAGATTTTCTCATTGCAGGGAATAGCGGCATGCTGGAAACCAATGAATGGGGGCTGGCTGATTTGAGTCGAGCGGTACTTGGTGTTCGTGTCTATGGGAGTGCGGCCATTAGTTTTGCCAAGATTTTGTCAGGGCGTTTGTTGACCTATGTTACCTATCTGCAACCATGGGATTATGCTGCCGCTAGTATTTTAGGGGAAAGTTTGGGCTATCGGGTTGTGACTCTTTCTGGTGAAACTCCTAATTTTCAAACCAGACAGCCGGTCATGATGCTACCTCTTGAGATGCAGGAGGAAATTCAGTCCTATATTTACGAAAGGAAAAGAACTTAG